In Nonlabens agnitus, the DNA window ACGGGTAAAAATGTATATTTTACAGAACAATACACAAGTTCAAACAGTAATTTTGATCAAGATTTTGGATGGCATTTGGAAAATGTCGTCGTGGGTTCTCTAAGAAATCATTCTAAGGCTGTAATTGAGTGGAACCTTGCTACAGATGCCGCTTATGGACCACATACAACTGGCGGTTGCGATCAATGTCTAGGAGCCGTAACCATAGAAAATGAAACTGACTTTACTAAAAATGTATCTTATTACGTCATAAGTCAGCTTTCTAAATTCATAAATCCAGGAGCGTATAGAATAGCATCAACTCAAAATGATACCATCGTTAATGTGGCACTCAAAAACCTAGATGGAAAAATCATTATTTTGGCCTACAACAAATCAGATACTTTGAAACCAATTCAGATTAATTGGGAAGGAAAAACGGTCAGTTATGACTTACCAGGTCGTTCAGCCGTTACTTTATTGTGGCATTGAGAAAATACAGTTCATATCGAGCAAAGTTTTTTTTCATAAAAAACTGTGATAATAGAATTCGCTTTCGCGAAAGCGAAACTTGCAAAAGCAAAATGCATTAGTAATACATCTCCATCAATTTTCAAAATGATTACCAATACGGACTGGAGGAAGTTGTCGTAGAGAAGCTTTATTCTACACGTTCCATCTGTTTATTTGCCGATGCAAAATGTTCAATGCGTTGATATGACTGTTTTGCAAGTCGATTGGGTTGAGGATAGGTGTACTTGATTTTAAAATTTACACTTGTTTAGTCATAAAAAGATAGGTTTATTAACTTACATATTTAATCTACGATAATCAGTACACTTGAGAATTTTTATCTCGCTTTTGTAGGACTTTACCGCTTAATAAAAACATAATCCGTTATCTTCATCAACCCCAAACGAATTGATTCCTTACAGAGTCACTTCATTTGGGGCTTTAAATTTCAACCAACAGCCAAAAATATATGATTGCACGAGTAAAGAAAGAAGGTAATTACCTGGAGGTCTATGACGAAAAAGGTAAAAGAATAAAAAGATCCTATTTTAAGAAAGATCTTCTAGGAAACTCCAGTGAGATAATTATTGCGCAAGATGGCAATTATATTGAAATCTATGACGAAGAGATCAAAAAGCTCAAACGGTTCTACAAGAAAATAGATGGTTTTATAGGTGTATCGGGAAATACCTTCTCCATCCAGGATGGAAATTATGTTGAGACCTATGATGCAAACGCCAAGAAATTAAGTCGAAACTATTCCAAGCCATGAAAACCACAAGTGTAACAGACATACCTAGAGAAAGTCAAAACGATCAAGCAGACCAATTTGGCATTGAAACTTTTGAGAATGGACTAATTCGTTTTATTGAAAATACTGAAACTCCTATCACAATTGCCTTACAGGGTGAATGGGGTAGTGGAAAGACCAGTTTAATGAATAGCTTAAACTATCAGCTGTGCTCGCAGGACAATAGCGACTTTCAATCGGTATGGCTCAATACATGGGAGCATTCATTGATGAAAGATGCAGAGAGTACGCTATTTGCAATCTTAGCAGCGCTTGTAAGAGAAGTTTCTGTTATTGCGCATGTGGACAGTTCCCAGATGCAAAAAATAAGCAAGTCTCTCTGGAACGTCATGAGTAAAGCGAGCAGAGTTGCTACTAAAACCATTGGTAACAAACTCGTCGATGGTGCTGGAGATTTCATGGATGAAATGATGGCGGGTCAAGAAAATCAATCTGGTATAGGTACGTTGAAAAATGATTTGCAAGAAATCATTAACAATCATGTGGCTAATAGTACATATCGTGGTTTCATATTTTTCATCGATGATCTTGATAGAATCGATCCACCGGTGGCGGTGAATCTATTGGAGCTGCTTAAAAACATCTTCAATCTCAAGAATTGCATATTCATTTTGGCCATCGATTATGATGTCGTTGTAAAGGGACTAGAGCCAAAGTTTGGACCTAAGACTGATGCCAATGAGCGCGAGTTCAGATCATTTTTTGACAAGATCATTCAAGTGCCGTTCTCTATGCCTGTCGCCTCATACGGAATAGACGATTTTTTGAAAGAGAGTCTGGTCAAAATTAATTATTACGAGCCTAGTCAACTTGAGGATTTCCCAGATCGAATCGATGTGCTCGTAGAGATCGCTAAACATAGCGTAGGTACCAATCCAAGGTCACTCAAGAGATTGGTCAATTCCTTGTCGTTAATAGCCTGCATCAATATCGCAAAAAGAGCTACGGACGTTACAGATTTAGAGAGTAGCAATAATAATCATCGAGGAGATGACCTTTCTCTTTTTGTGAATTTTGCACTTGTGAGTCTTCAGATATCTTATCCACCTGTTTATGGGATACTTGCCGCACATCCTGATTTTCCAAATTGGAATAACAAAACGGCTCATAAACTTAATCTGAAGCCCTTGTCAAACGAGGTAGTTGAAAAAATTGAGCAACTAGATGAATTTGATGAAACCTGGGAGCAAGTGCTATACCAGTTTTGTCAACGAGATAGCTACTTGCAAAAGAAGGCTTTGAGTATATCGCAGATTCTTAATCGGGTCAAGACCATCATACAAGATAGCACTGGGAATGAGGAGAGCGTAGGCAAAGTAATACAATCGGTCATTAAGCTGTCGTCTGTAACTAGTGTCGAGACAGATGTAGAGCAGCCTCCAGTAGAAGTTCATCACAGTAGTTTTCTAAAGCACTTGCGACAAAGAATATTTGATTATTATGATACTAAACCAGAGCTGAAGGGCAATTACAAAATACATGGTAAGAGAGTGCAAACAACGGCACGCATTCTTTTTACAATAGATGGCCATCAGACGATTGATATGCGCAGTCACATCAGGGACAATCAATTGGAACTAATGATTTTTGCCTGGGAACATGTAGGTTTAAATGAGTATAGATCACTTGAAGAATTTGCCGAACAGATGGGTAAAACTCAGCTATTGGAGGATATTTACTCGAATTACAGTTCCATCAAGACCGATACGCATCTTACCGATGCCGCAATTGATGCAGATATGGGAATTGCCAATAATCATCGTACAATGGGTCTGTATATTTACAGCACCCATAAAAATCAATCGCAGTTCAGTGATCCTTTAATCTTACAA includes these proteins:
- a CDS encoding KAP family P-loop NTPase fold protein, whose product is MKTTSVTDIPRESQNDQADQFGIETFENGLIRFIENTETPITIALQGEWGSGKTSLMNSLNYQLCSQDNSDFQSVWLNTWEHSLMKDAESTLFAILAALVREVSVIAHVDSSQMQKISKSLWNVMSKASRVATKTIGNKLVDGAGDFMDEMMAGQENQSGIGTLKNDLQEIINNHVANSTYRGFIFFIDDLDRIDPPVAVNLLELLKNIFNLKNCIFILAIDYDVVVKGLEPKFGPKTDANEREFRSFFDKIIQVPFSMPVASYGIDDFLKESLVKINYYEPSQLEDFPDRIDVLVEIAKHSVGTNPRSLKRLVNSLSLIACINIAKRATDVTDLESSNNNHRGDDLSLFVNFALVSLQISYPPVYGILAAHPDFPNWNNKTAHKLNLKPLSNEVVEKIEQLDEFDETWEQVLYQFCQRDSYLQKKALSISQILNRVKTIIQDSTGNEESVGKVIQSVIKLSSVTSVETDVEQPPVEVHHSSFLKHLRQRIFDYYDTKPELKGNYKIHGKRVQTTARILFTIDGHQTIDMRSHIRDNQLELMIFAWEHVGLNEYRSLEEFAEQMGKTQLLEDIYSNYSSIKTDTHLTDAAIDADMGIANNHRTMGLYIYSTHKNQSQFSDPLILQEIAEGILKLQKVAKKMQQLNYHLNNEFKNKF